Proteins found in one Drosophila busckii strain San Diego stock center, stock number 13000-0081.31 chromosome 2R, ASM1175060v1, whole genome shotgun sequence genomic segment:
- the LOC108595983 gene encoding elongation factor Tu, producing the protein MRGMLPRLWRICDTSSRQKLLSAFTTRSWITGNATRFLSTINPSAKQNERPHCNVGTIGHVDHGKTTLTAAITKIQAKKGLAEFMSYEQIDRAPEEKARGITINACHIGYATTERTYAHTDCPGHADYIKNMISGASQMDGAILVVAATDGQMPQTREHLLLAKQVGIQRIIVFINKADLVDQEVLELVEIEMREMLSDFGFDGVSSPVICGSALLALRDDQSQFGIPAIEQLLEQCDAYIPTPQRDVNAPFILPIDNAFTVPGRGTVVVGTIKRGTIPRNADADLLGFNQNLKTSVSDIQIFRKSVPQALAGENVGALLRGIKISSVERGMLLCAAGSEDISNHFEGSIYLLSRAEGGRTKPMLSKYIQQLFSMTWNVPARIDIVPNESMLMPGEHGQVRVTLLRKMVMTPGQAFTIRENGATVATGMITQRLPSLDLPKNKLSKALVDC; encoded by the exons CTACTCAGTGCTTTCACTACGCGTAGCTGGATAACAGGAAATGCAACCCGATTTTTGTCAACCATTAATCCCAGCGCAAAGCAGAATGAGCGGCCGCACTGTAATGTGGGCACTATTGGTCATGTGGATCATGGCAAGACAACGCTGACGGCGGCAATTACCAAAATTCAGGCAAAGAAGGGTCTGGCAGAATTTATGTCCTACGAACAAATTGATCGCGCTCCTGAAGAAAAAGCGCGAGGTATTACTATTAATGCATGTCACATTGGCTACGCCACAACAGAACGCACTTATGCCCACACTGATTGTCCAGGACATGCGGATTACATCAAG AACATGATCTCCGGGGCTTCACAAATGGATGGTGCTATTTTGGTAGTGGCTGCCACAGATGGACAAATGCCTCAAACTCGCGAGCATCTGTTGCTGGCCAAGCAGGTGGGCATACAGCGCATCATAGTTTTTATCAACAAAGCAGATCTGGTGGATCAGGAGGTGCTCGAACTAGTCGAAATCGAAATGCGCGAAATGCTGTCAGATTTTGGCTTTGATGGAGTCAGTAGCCCAGTTATTTGTGGCTCTGCACTGCTAGCGTTGCGCGATGATCAGTCCCAGTTTGGTATTCCTGCCATTGAGCAGCTTTTGGAACAATGTGATGCATATATTCCAACGCCACAGCGCGATGTCAATGCACCCTTTATACTGCCCATAGACAATGCTTTTACGGTACCGGGTCGTGGTACTGTCGTCGTGGGCACCATCAAACGCGGCACCATTCCGCGGAATGCAGATGCTGACTTGTTGGGCTTTAACCAGAACCTAAAGACAAGCGTTAGCGACATACAAATCTTTCGCAAAAGTGTACCACAGGCACTCGCTGGCGAGAATGTCGGCGCACTTCTGCGGGGAATAAAGATTTCGTCTGTAGAGCGCGGCATGCTGCTTTGTGCAGCTGGCTCAGAGGATATATCTAATCATTTCGAGGGCTCCATCTATTTGCTTTCCCGTGCCGAAGGTGGTCGTACAAAACCCATGCTTTCCAAATACATCCAACAGCTGTTTAGTATGACTTGGAATGTGCCAGCTCGCATTGATATTG TGCCCAACGAATCCATGCTGATGCCCGGCGAGCATGGACAGGTGCGCGTCACTTTGCTTCGCAAAATGGTCATGACACCGGGACAAGCTTTTACTATAAGAGAGAATGGAGCGACTGTGGCGACAGGCATGATTACCCAAAGGCTTCCCTCACTGGACTTACCTAAAAATAAGCTATCAAAGGCGTTGGTGGACTGCTAA